The segment taaataaatatatataatttttttttttttatattttcatatttaaaaaaaaaaaaaaaaaacgaaaaaaaaatgaagcttATACTAAAATACCAGGACCGACCTCGGTGGTAAAGGTGACTCCTTGATGATGTCCATTTGAATAATCTAATGTTGGTTGATTTAATGTTATATTTCCAATACTAGTacgttgtttatttttattattaattgttgtttttctaTAAACTTCAAGTACAAGTTGATTTGTTGCTGCTTGAATTAGGCCAAGTATATTTTCGCGTGCAAGTATTACAACATTTGTTGTATTAACAAATACAACATGATCACCAGGACGTAAACCAGCACGGTCAGCTGGACTATTTGGATCTACTCTTTCTACTCGTGGTGGTCGACCCCATGACAGAGAAAAACCCCATGGTatctataattaatatttaaaaaaaaaacatttaattaatcacatgtttatttgtattatttttaaaactcattattattattataatatttaatatcgtGTATAAATTGCGtgataataaaacataaattataatcaaaatcattcataaattaatttaacattgaaactattgtttaaaataaattaaaaaatattttgatagtaaaaaaattgtaaaaaaataattacctgATTAGGTCCACATTgacgtaataattttttagttattgtACATGGTGTTCTTCCACCTTTTGCTGTAAATCCAGGATGCAATGGTTGACCAGTCAGTGGATCTATTTGCTCCAATTCTAAATGTCGTAAATATGTAAGATCATCTGGATTTGCATTGTTGTTGTCTATTTGATCCCCGTCCTTTGACAGTGGAGGTGACACTGCACATTCTTGGATTAAACCTGTATAAGGTGTACTTGTATTTCGGCATGAACCAACTTCCAGTGGATGCCATGTTGCTTcctattaacaaaaaaaaaaaataatttaaattaataaattgataatacatATATCTTATTAAATTGTCGaataacaatatcaaatttagaaacttaacaattaatttatcagcaaactgaaaaaatttttaataatacccCAGCAACGAGAAATGCAACACAATAAATTGCAACGACAatcatattgaaatttattaatttttttttacttatacttattattttaaaaatgtattttttgtcattcacttaaaattgtgataaaaattaaacttgatacttgagacatttaaatttaaaataaaataatctgtAGTTATTACAGAAATTCttgagttaaataatttaaaaaatttaattttgaaaaaattaattattaaaaagatataatattttaaataataaaataaaaataaaaatcaagttattattaatgagattaaataatatacaagtgCACGCGATGAGAGACGATTGCTAAACTGAAACtggatagaaatatttttttttttctgcagcAATGGGTGACTCAATAATCAAGTTAACCCTGACCTCGAGAAAATAGAGGAGGTAAATATCCGTATAGTGGGAGAAAAGTTAAAATGTGGAAAACCCActgaattgtatttttttaaaaatatatattattttaaaactaccCTCACTCACAATTTACAACTACCccttattcgttttttttttttttttttttctatatatagttatatcgccaataaaatacatttaataaaatttttaatgcttGCAAGTGCatgctataaaaaaaagttttaaaaaataaaaaaaaggaacaaagagaataaatttaatttataaagtaaaatacatgatttacaagtatttaaaaaataaaaaaaaaaaaataaatgattaatttaattatataaaaataattaccttgTCCTGTGCCAGTGGAAGGGGTAGGGTCATACAGCCCAGCAGCTCACTGCGTCTATAATcatccaataaaaaaacactattaaattttttatctttttcatataaaaaaaaaactatccataaatttaatacaaaaatatcataaaaatcaacataaaaataattgttttttctttatttttatattcatcattttatatacgtggaaataaagaaataaaagctattattattcggaaaattaaattgaatatatatagaaaggCGTGGATGTGCGTCAGACAATAgtctgataaaaatattattcaagtatttcaaccaaataaataatgaaaaaagtattttaaaataaaaaaaaaaaagaaaatatatatggataaaaaagagtataccagtaatcgtttttttttttttttaatatcatctatttgcgattttttttttagcacgtGGGCAAATTTTAATGCGCATGCACTAGACTTTATAAGAATCGATTCCCCCTTCGCGCATTTAAATAGAGGGTAGAAACCGTGAAGGGATTTACCCAGATCCAATAGATACAAATTCTGGATAACATCatagattaaataatatataaaatgaacaaatatgaatgcaaataatttaattttataattgaaaaaaaaaaaaatttatacataaataaataaatttttaataatatatatattatataatataaataaatgttaaatcaatcagaaaaaaaaaaaaaatagtaaaaagttttccttatttttattaaagaattcattcaatttattttttattatttgcagctatttttcacattatttattgactcaataatttgatgttatttcatttacttaaaaattatatatttttaatttaattaataaatataatgaatgattttttttattaactgtatttgttttttttttttttcacgttgtaAAATAgttaagttaattaataatgaattataaattatttaccttgCTCTTCTATCACGATGCCAAACAGCAATATCAAGGGACGTTGGCCTATTCGTACAACTGTTATTACTTGGACAAGGTAATATTAGTGTTTCATGAAATACTGGATTTGGTGTGGCACGATGAACAGCAGTACGTTTAACAACACCCTCaccaaaatgatttttcaagcTAACTTTAACATATGCATGAATTGGACCCTCGTATGTTCTTCTGAGATCCTTGCAAcgtataactaaaaaaaaaataaaattataaaacaccattaaaaaattataaataatcagtttttcaaaaataaatatatatatcatatataaaattgaggaagacataaaaataaattgctttttattatttcagttatattaaattttttttctattatacgtttcaatgttaataattatatttgaatataaatttgaaaaaaaaaaaataaataaataaaataataattatatttcactttgatagtttttaattaggtaattattattgagaGGTCATGGCTAGTTGAACAGTAATAAATACTCGCTGCGtgtgaaaaaaatgtaaaaaaaaaaaaaaaatataaaaaaataatgcctttttttaattaaatataattaaaataattatctatgtaTAAAGTCACTCGTTGcactttttattatcactataTTACCCTCTCaactttatcaataatattgttattattattattttataattatttaacgacaaatttatttgacaataaaaataatcaatttttaattccacatatttaattgaaaaacacTCTTTATATTAGATTATaactattgaaattttttaacaagataattaaaataatttttgatatagaaaaaaaaaaaaaaaaaatgatgtgaATCAATGATTGTATGGTTACTGACCGTATAATCAGTACAGTTTGAAGTACTGTGGGTTACTGGCACAACAGCAAAATCAACCCCACCAAAAACTCTCAACAACGGTGCAAAACCAAAGTGAGTCTAACAAAAAGTGAGATAGTTTTTGCGGTTGCGCGATGATATATCCAGGTACGTACTAATGAAACTATCATTTTacttgtcttttttacaaaaaaaaaatggcattttttttttttttttgttcttatcaatgataaatcagatttaaaaaaaaaaaaaaatgtcacaaACTAGGCTCGTTAAGCTACATTACACACGCAACAAGAATTATATGACCACTGAAACGTGtcaaaggtaaataaatacataaaaaaaaaaacaatagtttATACAAACATCCTTATTTACATTGTATCATGATATTGAGTTGTTTAACTACAATAATAAACCCCTTTCAAAGCACTATCAaagtgttgaattattttgttaatattatttttactaaatcTAAGTAGATAAtctattattatatgtataaaaataaaattataataatttatatatttacctcTAATATGAATATAATCACTAACAGCATTGTATTCAATTTCAATAGAACCTCttgtttgtaatttattaacattatcacATTCAGGACTATATTTTAAACATCTACGTACAGTTGCAATAAGTGGTGCTTCTGGTGTTTCAATAACTGAttgtaaaaatgaattttttgaattttgataatcatcaattaatgatgattttggACTATCAAGATCccacatattaatttttgttatttcatcttTACTATGACTATTAAATGATGATGTTATtttgtatgaatttttttcaccaaatgttaaatcatcaatatcattataattattatttaattttttattataatcatcaaatattggTAAGCCAgtttctaatatttttctacaacTTTCTGgactaataatattatttttttgtattttaggctttttatttgttgataaattattattatcattatttttttgttgacgtTTTCTTCTAATACCACGTTGTCGTCttaatgtaaatttaccaTCACAATCATTTATTGGTGAATTTTGTATCCATGACATTGGTGATGGATCTTCAAGTAATTGACTAGCTGATGATATTGTACTATCATTATGATtactatcatcattattatttatattattatcattattatctaatATTGATTCATAAATATGTGATTCATTCATAGCAtcttcataattatcattattattattcctattatttctattaatattattattatcttttgaaTTTTGTACAAGTTTTCTTTCTTCAAtatcttttattaatatatcagcAACTGTATTTGTTTCTTGttgtattgtattattaatattttcatattttttatcttgattaatttttaaatttgctaaATTACGTGATAATGGTGTTTCTTTAATATcatatgatatattattatattttattttattaatattattatatggtgttttatttcttgaatgtaattttgatatttttgtaaattttgaatgatatatattttcataatttcttGATTTAACAAATGGTACTGAACCAGCTTCCATAACATCTTCAGGACTACCAGCAACagatatttgttgaaaaaaatctgATACATgtgattgtaaattaatacgtgtttcattaataatattttgtggtatatcattattattattatgactattaatattattatttgaatgaaattttttatgataatttattgataatattgtagGATCTGATGGTAATGTTGAGCCAGttgctgaatttttaattattgtttgagGTATATATGTTAATGGACCAATATCAGTGTCAACTCTTGGTGTACTTTGGTAAAAACTTTCTGTCTTGGGTGATTCTGTTGTTACATTTGTTATTGATTGACGTTTTCCATTTCGTAAATTTGGCTTTGTTGcctgtattaaaaaaaaaaatatattaattaacaataacaataaaataattataaatataaattaaataaaaaatataaatatatatttacattaaaatatgAACGTAAATCACTTCCATGACTTTTACATCGTCTTCTACGAACAGGTGTTGCTTTTAATGTTGTATTACtatcatgaatattattatttgttttaataatcacCCTCGGCCTTGTATTACTACAACTACTACTATTACTACTACAAATACTACCACCAGTTGGTGGTGTATTTGATAGATCTCTAAATGGTTTGCGTGTTGGTCTACCAGATGTGGGTGGTGCATGTGGTGTTGAACTTGTATTTGACAATGATCTTGATACTGTCCACTTTAACATTTTCTATAAcataaagaattaaaaatatatattaataatatgtaatatacacaaacacacaaaaaataatcattgatttttataactatatacgcatttaaaaattaaatatcataaaaacagctgtaaaaatagaaataaacgaataaataataataaaaattattaaaattcaaataggaaaaaaaaacaaacaaacaaacaaccAGATGACGTTTCTTTGTAATTtggctttatatatataaaaaaaaaaaatatatttaaaatcaaatcaactagatgaaagaaaaattaatatcttccggttttttatcaaacatatttttaatattcatttaatatccAGTAATTTTCTTGTCAATGTtctttttagtaaaaaaacaaaaatgggttgggtcaatttatattatactaCAAGggatgtatgtattttttttaaataaaaaaaagcttatcGAATgtcaaaagatttttttttatttcttaaacagttataattatatattaaactatatatttatgtcGTCAAGACATAGAGGAAATCGAAAGGGATGGGATTATAGCTGAGACTCGTgctatatagaaaaaaaaatttattattaaaaatataaataaataaatttatatatatatatatgtgagtAACAATAGAACGAGGGATTACACCTGTCGTAACATACGGAAAACAGTAAAACAGGTGAAATACTATATAgtcaaagtatatatatagcaTCTTTTTAACcacctgaatttttttttattttttttttctttcgtaaATGtacttttgttattataaaatttttacaacttAACACGTATTTGcttttaatatataacaattgactttttatgatcaatatttttataataatattaaaaggaaaaatataataaaaataaaatgatgaaccTGTCgaacatggaaaaaaaaatattcaacctGTTGCAAACATTTGTTACTCTTTTCAACAATGACTTGACATTGAAAAACAGtacaactgttttttttttttcatttattttctcatcTTTTCATAAActtcaattgttaaaataacaataaaatattgtatcaCATTGTATATTGCGTTTTTACatctgttaaattttttctcatttcaacaaattttttttttttttttttttgcatcgttgtaaattatttaacagtaGCAAATACCTTTTCATGtataaagtaataaattatttatgagttTCATTGCAACATATAAAAGcgcaatacaaaaaaaaaaattacaatgattATATGCAAATTgctttttgtgttttttatttttatacacaacatttattttgatgGATTATTTAAGTGGTTAGAATGtctcgtcaaaaaaaaaaaattacattataatgataaaagataaaagaaattttataaaattaaatgatcgtGAGAACGTCCTTGATGTACCTGTGTGCACCTCTCTGCCCTCaggaagttaaaaaaatattaaaaaggtGATTAAAGTGTTGTAATATACAAGTGACAAAATAACTTGAAATTagattaaaaaagttattacaCGCAATCTTGATAAACAAGTGCAACAGACTGACaccttttaaataaaacaattcaatatatatatataagaaaaaataaagaattaaaaaataataaaaaaaaatcataataataaataaaagagggATCTAATGTACAGGGGTCAACAGTTATGGTAGTTAACTGTCCCCAAATATTCTCACCAAAGAAATTGCATTCAAACGTACtcttattctttttaaatatatatataaagctaGAGTAAAAGAGTAGAaacatagcaaaaaaaaaaataaaataaaaaaataaaaaaatgcatgcGAGTAAAAGGCAGCaggttttataaatttttaacggTTCCACTCAAAGGGGGGTGCAGACACACCACAAGACATAAAATCAAAAGCTAGCTACcattattttcgtttatataggtatatatttttttatttttatattgcagTAGCATGTACCATTGGgggtttgaatattttaagcATGTGTGTTGGTGGATATATactcaaataaaaatgcattCATTAACATATTAACTCTGTATTACACActcgtttatatatttttataaaaaaaaaaaattattttttacgtttCTTATGATTTAACCctttaactattttatttttcatcaaattttttttcaactactcAATGtcagtatacatatattaaaaataaacaatagttTGTTCGCGTATTCATTAACttgtatattgatatttaaaaaaaaaaaaaaaaagtgaaaggaATTCAATGTGTATACGCATGTAAAAcgcaaattatttatttattattttttaaatataaaaataaaaacagaaggACACCTGCCCATATGGTTTAAAGTTGAATTGTTGATGGTGTATATATGTGGATGACGTTTTTTAACCAGATGTTTttagttgccaaaaaaataaaataataaaaaaattttataaaacgtAAAGGTAAAGGTTTCTTAAAGCCTCAAGCCCTTATACGCCTCCttgggttttttattttggggggccttaatttttcaattcttaCATATGTGGCTTTCGTcgtttatcttgtttttttcatctttttaaaaaacgacAGCTTATAAATGTCTTGAACAATTTCcggcaatatttttattatatttattgtattagaaaatatttttgatataaccACGCTTGTTATATCCTTTTTACACATGtcttaaattttctttgaaaattctatgaaaaatatataacatcaaattttatttaataaattaataaaaattgtttgtaaaagtacttggtaaattaatatatataaagttatagAACATAAAtctttattagaaaaaaacaaaaaaacaaaataaaataaaacttggtgaaatatattgacatgaatattttttttatatttttttgaaaaaaattagaaacgaaagttaaattattctgtttgtaaaaataaaaccttGAAATCTTCTTCTCTAAATCAGACAcgtggatatatatattttttttctatgaggCTAGTGACCTGCAGAGTTTTAAAGCAAAaaaggaacaaaaaaaaaaagtttactaATGGTGATACTTTCTACTTTTAATCTATCAGGtagatatatagaaaaaactatttttttttctcaaatctCATGAGACATAGTTACAGGTACCACTGTGAATAATCAATACTACCatgattttcaaaatatattttacaataaattatacaatgaTTGTATTATACTCGTTTATAAAATGAttctaaaattattcaacaatgtctcttggaaataataattatcaaagtgAGCATActcttattaattatttccgATAATTTAACACAAGGTATTTTCtttgatgtaatttaaatGTCACTTGATGTTTTTGAAGATATTATCGTATTTCAAATTTCATATACTGTCATACAATTTATACCATCCTTATATCAATTATGACTACTACACATAGAAATATTCAAGTGTAGATGATAACAggtttaatattgattatcaattattcaataattattcaactgAAAATTCGAAAGaggatttttcttttaaattgactaaaatattttataatatatttaaaaataataatataagtaCGACATGATggtaatttgtataaattttaatcatcagGGGGTAACttattcacttttaaaatttatactttcttttttttttttttaactcaacaTTTTCTTTTATGGTTAACACACTTGAGACAGATATTTATACCACTAATggattaatttacataattgacacgatatatataaatttttttttttttgaaaaatgaatgaaCGAATAAAATATCCTACTGTTTGCCACATGCAACTCCAATTAGACATCACGTTGTGCCACCTGatgtgcatatatatattttatatatattctatattcTTTCcccaatttttaaattaattttttagcctttttttttttttttttctaaacacctttctaattttatttttcgtgtgGAAAGATTTTTATCGTGTGATGTAATAATACACACCCCCATGATAGagtgtcatttttattttatttacccaTATGCATTTTCTTTGATGCataaaaatttccattaaaaaaaatt is part of the Aphidius gifuensis isolate YNYX2018 linkage group LG1, ASM1490517v1, whole genome shotgun sequence genome and harbors:
- the LOC122856438 gene encoding uncharacterized protein LOC122856438 isoform X7, with amino-acid sequence MLKWTVSRSLSNTSSTPHAPPTSGRPTRKPFRDLSNTPPTGGSICSSNSSSCSNTRPRVIIKTNNNIHDSNTTLKATPVRRRRCKSHGSDLRSYFNATKPNLRNGKRQSITNVTTESPKTESFYQSTPRVDTDIGPLTYIPQTIIKNSATGSTLPSDPTILSINYHKKFHSNNNINSHNNNNDIPQNIINETRINLQSHVSDFFQQISVAGSPEDVMEAGSVPFVKSRNYENIYHSKFTKISKLHSRNKTPYNNINKIKYNNISYDIKETPLSRNLANLKINQDKKYENINNTIQQETNTVADILIKDIEERKLVQNSKDNNNINRNNRNNNNDNYEDAMNESHIYESILDNNDNNINNNDDSNHNDSTISSASQLLEDPSPMSWIQNSPINDCDGKFTLRRQRGIRRKRQQKNNDNNNLSTNKKPKIQKNNIISPESCRKILETGLPIFDDYNKKLNNNYNDIDDLTFGEKNSYKITSSFNSHSKDEITKINMWDLDSPKSSLIDDYQNSKNSFLQSVIETPEAPLIATVRRCLKYSPECDNVNKLQTRGSIEIEYNAVSDYIHIRVIRCKDLRRTYEGPIHAYVKVSLKNHFGEGVVKRTAVHRATPNPVFHETLILPCPSNNSCTNRPTSLDIAVWHRDRRARRSELLGCMTLPLPLAQDKEATWHPLEVGSCRNTSTPYTGLIQECAVSPPLSKDGDQIDNNNANPDDLTYLRHLELEQIDPLTGQPLHPGFTAKGGRTPCTITKKLLRQCGPNQIPWGFSLSWGRPPRVERVDPNSPADRAGLRPGDHVVFVNTTNVVILARENILGLIQAATNQLVLEVYRKTTINNKNKQRTSIGNITLNQPTLDYSNGHHQGVTFTTEIFKNVTPDATPEEELVSRETRYNGILKSGFLRFYTPLSERRDIISLTDYSIIFQNIDELLKLSDEIRDSGGSIEIYLNLIPKIIALYRRYLSGLQRACCLLVSLKRNAAFVKIITETTQKRRPELTDILLAPLEHYREMTRIIGLITPRNCQKARDLLQGYREATANANLMEPPRDSGRPLLSLQEIDSRLVFAKCNPFTLGIPERKWIFGGALTKVEGRRLQSSWALLLTDLLVFARFSRDRVLFITEEPLHLSNIAEACFTVRKRPTEFRLQIAITTNGAQQNSGVNVSHSGGCSPHGKLKRRLLIFRAPTAEIKAVWHCLLQRQIIYVNTGCGGIPNIDYSPEECQQSTNNILNICDSSINPQPIAQTITTHDKDKNIENNNILIKTSPVTSPIQEINHLAQWVRNSQHAPPPDNEQSLEEWTPEELAARAPRDTPVDVEIHECNNEEINCPNNSDIERQSSTSSASLSTIKSNNPVKNGSLFGGKDTTKGSINMCRRCHRSGCPAPPTRDPFSPLPQKITTPDLCANHRLMRNNSNDSPSKKSAKSTSADNNTEDGSEDDLDCDEEPPYRTLRRFGTLSSLDQDDDEQIEEDNHDIESPPSGTLRSWAGRASSFVVSKMVLLEQLASPQLPKERNEFSILEQNDEDGTVSGGTSADDIWGTPTSGGPDDDSFNSPTH